In the genome of Rhinolophus ferrumequinum isolate MPI-CBG mRhiFer1 chromosome 24, mRhiFer1_v1.p, whole genome shotgun sequence, one region contains:
- the ARSI gene encoding arylsulfatase I, which translates to MAMHALTGFSLVSLLSFGYLSWDWAKPSLVADGPGEAGEEPSAAPPQPPHIIFILTDDQGYHDVGYHGSDIETPTLDRLAAEGVKLENYYIQPICTPSRSQLLTGRYQIHTGLQHSIIRPRQPNCLPLDQVTLPQKLQEAGYSTHMVGKWHLGFYRKECLPTRRGFDTFLGSLTGNVDYYTYDNCDGPGICGFDLHEGESVAWGLSGQYSTMLYAQRVSHILASHSPRRPLFLYVAFQAVHTPLQSPREYLYRYRTMGNVARRKYAAMVTCMDEAVRNITWALKRYGFYDNSVIIFSSDNGGQTFSGGSNWPLRGRKGTYWEGGVRGLGFVHSPLLKRKRRTSRALVHITDWYPTLVGLAGGTASADDGLDGYDVWPAISEGRASPRTEILHNIDPLYNHARHGSLEGGFGIWNTAVQAAIRVGEWKLLTGDPGYGDWIPPQTLAAFPGSWWNLERMASARQAVWLFNISADPYEREDLAGQRPDVVRALLARLVDYNRTAIPVRYPAENPRAHPDFNGGAWGPWATDDEEEEDEEEARARSFSRGRRKKKCKICKLRSFFRKLNTRLMSHRI; encoded by the exons ATGGCGATGCACGCCCTCACCGGCTTCTCGCTGGTTAGCCTGCTCAGCTTTGGCTACCTGTCCTGGGACTGGGCCAAGCCCAGCCTGGTGGCCGACGGGCCCGGCGAGGCCGGTGAGGAGCCCTCGGccgcccctccccagcctccccacaTCATCTTCATCCTCACCGACGACCAGGGTTACCACGACGTGGGCTACCACGGCTCAGATATCGAGACTCCCACGCTGGACCGGCTGGCCGCCGAGGGTGTCAAGTTGGAGAACTATTATATCCAGCCCATCTGCACGCCTTCGCGGAGCCAACTTCTCACCGGCAG GTACCAGATCCACACAGGACTTCAGCACTCCATCATCCGCCCTCGGCAGCCCAACTGTCTGCCCCTGGACCAGGTGACACTGCCCCAGAAGCTGCAGGAGGCAGGTTACTCTACCCACATGGTGGGCAAGTGGCACCTGGGCTTCTATCGGAAGGAGTGCCTGCCCACCCGCCGGGGCTTTGATACCTTCCTGGGCTCACTCACGGGCAATGTGGACTACTACACCTACGATAACTGTGATGGCCCTGGGATATGCGGCTTTGACCTGCACGAGGGCGAGAGTGTTGCCTGGGGGCTCAGCGGCCAGTACTCTACCATGCTGTATGCCCAGCGCGTCAGCCACATCCTAGCCAGCCACAGCCCTCGGCGGCCCCTCTTCCTCTACGTGGCCTTCCAGGCAGTTCACACGCCCCTGCAGTCCCCGCGCGAGTACCTCTACCGTTACCGCACCATGGGCAACGTGGCCCGGCGGAAGTACGCTGCCATGGTGACGTGCATGGATGAGGCCGTGCGCAATATCACCTGGGCCCTCAAGCGCTATGGTTTCTACGACAACAGTGTCATCATCTTCTCCAGTGACAATGGCGGCCAGACATTCTCAGGAGGCAGCAACTGGCCATTGCGAGGACGCAAGGGCACTTACTGGGAAGGTGGCGTGCGGGGCCTGGGCTTCGTCCACAGCCCCCTGCTCAAGCGAAAGCGCCGGACCAGCCGGGCGCTGGTGCACATCACTGATTGGTACCCAACCCTGGTGGGCCTGGCAGGTGGCACCGCCTCGGCAGATGATGGGCTAGATGGCTATGACGTGTGGCCAGCCATCAGCGAGGGCCGGGCCTCACCACGCACAGAGATCCTGCACAACATAGACCCGCTCTACAACCACGCCCGGCACGGCTCCCTTGAGGGTGGCTTTGGCATCTGGAACACTGCTGTGCAGGCTGCCATCCGTGTGGGCGAGTGGAAGCTCCTGACTGGAGACCCTGGCTATGGTGACTGGATCCCCCCTCAGACGCTGGCTGCCTTTCCTGGCAGCTGGTGGAACCTGGAGCGGATGGCCAGTGCCCGCCAGGCTGTGTGGCTCTTCAATATCAGCGCGGACCCCTACGAGCGGGAGGACCTAGCGGGCCAGCGGCCCGACGTGGTCCGTGCCCTGCTGGCCCGCCTGGTGGACTATAACCGCACCGCCATCCCTGTGCGCTACCCGGCTGAGAATCCCCGAGCCCATCCTGACTTTAATGGGGGTGCTTGGGGGCCCTGGGCCactgatgatgaagaagaagaggACGAGGAAGAAGCTAGGGCTCGAAGCTTCTCCCGGGGGCGCCGCAAGAAAAAATGCAAGATTTGCAAGCTTCGATCCTTTTTTCGTAAACTCAACACCAGACTGATGTCCCACCGGATCTGA